The Streptomyces halobius genomic interval TGCTGCTGTTCATCTCCCTCATCGGCTGCATCGTGCCGCGCACCTGGCAGTTCGTCGGACAGCTGCGGGGCCGCCCGCCGGCCGCCCCGCGCCGGCTGACCCGGCTGCCCGTATACACGACCTGGCGGACCGACGCGGAGCCCGAGGAGGTCCTCGGGTCGGCGCAGCGGCTGCTGAAGAAGCGCCGGTTCCGGGCTCACCGGTCCGGCACCGCGGTCGCCGCCGAGAAGGGCTATCTGCGGGAGACCGGCAACCTGGTCTTCCACATCGCGCTGATCGTGATGCTGGTGGCGTTCGCCGTCGGCAGCCTGTGGAAGTCCGAGGGCGGCAAGCTCGTCGTCGAGGGCGGCGGTTTCGCCAACAACCTCACCCAGTACGACGACTTCAAGTCCGGCCCGTTCTTCGACACCGAGACCCTGGAACCGTTCGGCTTCACGCTGGACGGGTTCGACGCGACGTACGAGCGGACCGGACCGGAGAAGGGCACCCCGCGGACCTTCCGCGCCAACGTCAGCTACTTCACCGGCGCGGACGGCAAGGAGCACAAGACGGCGATCGAGGTGAACAAGCCGCTCGACATCGCCGGTTCGAAGGTCTATCTGCTCTCGCACGGCTACGCGCCCGTGGTCACCGTCAAGGACGGCCGCGGCAAGGTCGTCTACGACGGCGCGGTCCCGTTCCTCCCCCAGGATCCAAAAAACTTCACCTCGACCGGTGTGGTGAAGGTGCCGGGCGCGCAGACCAAGGACGGCAAGCGCAATCAGCTCGGCTTCCAGGGCTTCTTCGTGCCGACGTTCGGCGGCAAGGGCTCCGGCTCGATGTTCTCGGTGTTCCCCGCACTGGACTATCCGGTGCTGACGCTGACCGCCTACCACGGTGACCTGGGCATCGACTCCGGGCTGCCGCAGAACATCTACAAGCTGGAGCAGAAGAACCTCAAGCAGTACAAGGACGACAAGGGCAAGCCGGTCGCCAAGATGATGCTGCCCGGCGAAACGATGAAGCTGCCCAACGGCGACGGCAGCATCACGTTCGAGGGCATCAAGGACTGGGCCAGCTTCACGATCAGCCACCAGCCGGGCAACGGGCTCGCGCTGGGCGGCGCGGTCGCCGCCCTGCTGGGCCTGGCCGCTTCGCTGTTCATCCAGCGCCGGCGGGTGTGGGTGCGCGCGGAGAAGGGTGCGGACGGCGTCACCGTCGTCGAGATGGCCGGCCTCGGCCGCAGCGAGTCGCCCCGGCTGCCGGAGGAACTCGCCGATCTCGCGGGGGCGCTGGGGACCGATGCGCCGCTCGTGGCCGCCGCAAAATCCACCGGCCCCGCAGACGGCTCCGGGTCCGACGATTCCGGCCCCGCCGACGGCTCCCGGCCCGCTGACGGCTCCGGGCCTGACAACTCCGGCCCCGCCCGCCCCAAAGACTCCACCGCCGCAGACGACTCCGCGGAGCCGACCGAGTCGGTCGACTCCACCGATCCTGCCGATCCTGCTGACCCCTCCGAAGGAGCGCGCGCGTGAACATGGCTGCCGCAGCCAACGAGACACTGGCGCAAAACAGCAATCTGCTGGTCTATTCGGCGATGGCTGTCTACACCCTGGCGTTCATCGCGCACATGGCGGAGTGGGTGTTCGGCAGCCGCAGCAAGGTCGGCCGCACCGCCGCCGCGCTGACCGCCGAGGCCAAGGCGCCCGCCGCGGTCCCCGTCCAGGTCGCGAAGCAGGGGGGGACCGCCGTACTGGAGCGCCCCAAGGTCGTCACCAAGGCGGCCCCCGGCAGCCGCGATGTGCCGGACGGCCCGGGCGCCGCGGGCGGCACCGAGAAGGGCGACCTCTACGGCCGGATCGCCATCTCGCTGACCGTCCTGGCCTGGGCGCTGCACGTCGGCGGGGTCGTCACCCGGGCCCTGTCCGTGCAGCGCGCCCCCTGGGGCAACATGTACGAGTTCTCCACGACCTTCGCCGCGGTCGCGGTGGGCGTCTACCTGCTGCTGCTCGTCCTCAAGAAGGACATCCGCTGGATCGGCCTGCCCCTGGTCACCACGGTCCTGCTCGACCTGGGCCTGGCCGTCTCCGTCCTCTACACCGCCAGCGACCAGCTCGTTCCGGCGCTGCACTCCTACTGGCTGTGGATTCACGTCAGCTGCGCGATCCTGTCCGGCGCGGTGCTCTACCTCGGCGCCGTCTCCACGCTGCTGTTCCTCTTCCGCGACCGCTACGAGAACAAGCTCACCGACCCGGCCGGCCCGCAGCCCGGCGCCTTCGCCTCGTCCGTGCTGGAGCGGCTGCCCTCGGCCGCCTCGCTGGACAAGTTCGCCTACCGGGTCAACGCCACCGTCTTCCCGCTGTGGACGTTCACCATCATCGCGGGCGCCATCTGGGCCGAGGCCGCCTGGGGCCGCTACTGGGGCTGGGACCCCAAGGAGGTCTGGTCCTTCATCACCTGGGTCGCCTACGCCTGCTATCTGCACGCGCGCGCCACGGCGGGCTGGAAGGGGCGCAGGGCCGCCTGGCTGGGCCTGATCGCGTTCGCCTGCTACCTGTTCAACTACTACGGCGTGAACATCTTCGTCACCGGCCTGCACTCGTACGCCGGGGTCTGACCGGTCCGCTGTGCTTGACCTGGGCCGACGTGGCTTTCCGCTGCGCTTTGCCTTCGCCGACTTGGTTCCCGCCGTGCCCGACAGCCCCGCGCAGCGGCAACCGCCCGCCGCAGGCACGACGGTGGACAGTCAAAAACGGCGCGGGAAGCGCAGCGGCCCCGCAACGGCGAGCAACCACGCCGGCATGGCGCGGTCCCGCTCCCGATGCCCCCGTCTGCGGGCCCGGCAAGTGCCTACGGCTCAGCCCTTGGCCGGTGGCGGCGTGTCCTCCGGGCCGTCTGCCGCGTCGTCGCGCTCGCGGCGCAGTTCCTCCTCGCGGCGGCGCAGATCGGCCTCCCAGTCCTTCAGCAGCGTCTCGTCCTTCTCGTGCCGCTCCTTGTCCAGGGAGCTCAGGAACTCGGGGTTGTCGTCCGGTGCCACCCAGCCGCTGCCGGGCCGCGCGCTGCCGCCTGGAGGGCGCTGTTCGCCGTCCTCGGCGGCCTGCCCGGTGCGGTCCTTGCCCGCGAGCAGCCACGAGACGGAGCCGACGAGCGGAAAGAGGAGGACGAGGATCGCCCACAGCGGCTTGGGGATGTACCGCACATGCCGCTCGTCGGTGGAGATGCAGTCGATGAACGCGTAGATGCTCAGAGCCAGCGGCACCACGAACATCAGTACCCGCAGCATATGTCGGTCTCCCCGGAGTGGCTGGCCGGGCCGGTGAGCGCGGCCCCAGTGACGAGTACAGGGTAGTGCGTGCCCGATACTGGAACGTATGGCTTATGACGATCTTCGCTCGTTCCTGCGCGCGCTCGACAGGGAGGGCGACCTCAAGCGCATCAAGGCCGAGGTCGACCCGTATCTGGAAGTCGGCGAGATCGTGGACCGGGTGCAGAAGGCCGGCGGTCCGGCGCTGCTCTTCGAGAACGTCAAGGGTTCGGCGATGCCGCTGGCCATGAACGTCTACGGCACCGACCGCCGGCTCCTGAAGGCGCTCGGCCTGAAGGCGTACGACGAGATCAGCGGCAAGATCGGCGGGCTGCTCAAACCAGAGCTGCCACAGGGTTTCGTCGGTGTGCGGGAGGCGTTCGGCAAGCTCGCCGACATGACGCACGTACCGCCGAAGAAGGTGAAGGGCGAGAGCGCGTCCGTGCAGGAAGTCGTGCTCACCGGCGATGACGTCGACCTGGACGCGCTTCCCGCGCTGTTCACCTGGCCCAAGGACGGCGGTTCGTTCTTCAACCTGGGGCTGACGCACACCAAGCACCCGGAGACCGGTGTGCGCAACCTCGGCCTGTACCGCCTGCAGCGCCACGACAAGCGCACCATCGGGATGCACTGGCAGATCCACAAGGACAGCCGCAACCACTACCAGGTGGCCGCGAAGCGGGGGGAGAGACTGCCGGTGGCGATCGCCTTCGGGTGTCCGCCGGCCGTGACGTACGCCTCGACGGCTCCGCTGCCCGGCGATATCGACGAGTACCTCTTCGCGGGCTTCCTCCAGGGCAAGCGGATCGAGATGGTCGACTGCAAGACGGTGCCACTGCAGGTGCCGGCCAACGCCGAGGTCGTCATCGAGGGCTGGCTGGAGCCCGGGGAGATGCTGCCCGAGGGCCCGTTCGGCGATCACACCGGCTTCTACACGCCGCAGGAGCCGTTCCCCGCGCTGACCATCGACTGTGTGACGATGCGGCGACGGCCGCTGCTGCAGTCGATCGTCGTCGGGCGGCCGCCGACGGAGGACGGGCCGCTGGGCCGTGCGACGGAGCGCTTCTTCCTTCCGCTCCTCAAGATCATCGTGCCGGACATCGTGGACTACCACCTGCCGGAGTCCGGCGGCTTCCACAACTGCGCGATCGTCTCGATCGACAAGAAATACCCCAAGCATGCGCAGAAGGTGATGCACGCGATCTGGGGTGCGCACATGATGTCGCTGACCAAGCTGATCGTGGTCGTGGACGCGGACTGCGATGTGCACGATCTGCACGAGGTGTCCTGGCGGGCGCTGGGCAACACCGACTACGCCCGCGATCTGACCGTCGTCGAGGGCCCCGTCGACCATCTCGACCACGCCTCCTACCAACAGTTCTGGGGCGGCAAGGCGGGCATCGACGCGACGAAGAAGTGGCCCGAGGAGGGGTACACGCGGGACGGGGGCTGGCCGGACATGGTCGAGTCCGATCCGAGGACGGCCGCGCTGGTCGACCGCCGCTGGACGGAGTACGGGCTGTGACCGTCTCCGCCGCCGCGGCGGTTCCCCGGCCGGGCAGGACCAGGGCGTTCCTGCGCCTGGTGATGATCGAGCACTCCGTCTTCGCGCTGCCCTTCGCGTATATCGCCTCGCTCACCGCGATGTTCCAGTGGGACCGGCACATCCACTGGGGCCGGCTGCTGCTCGTCACCGTCGCCATGGTCGGGCTGCGGACGTTCGCGATGGCCTGCAACCGCATCATCGACCGGGAGATCGACGCCCGGAACCCGCGGACGGCGGGCCGCGAACTGGTCACCGGCGCGGTCACCGTGCGGTCCGCCTGGACCGGGGCGATCGTCGCCGTGGTGATCTTCCTGGGGGCCGCGGCGCTGCTCAACCCGCTGTGCCTGGCGCTGGCGCCGATCGCGGTGGTGCCGATGGTGGTCTATCCGTACGGGAAGCGCTTCACCAACTTCCCGCACGCGATCCTGGGTCTTGCCCAGGCGATGGGGCCGGTCGGCGCCTGGATCGCGATCAGCGGCAGCTGGTCCTGGGACGCGGTCGTTCTCGGCCTCGCCGTCGGCGTCTGGATCGGCGGCTTCGACCTGATCTTCGGCTGCCAGGACGTCCAGGCCGACCGGGCGCACGGCGTGAAGTCCGTACCGGCCCGCTTCGGCATCCCGGCGGCGCTGCACGGCGCCCGCGCCAGCCATGCCGTCACCACGGCCCTGCTGGTCTGGTACGCGCTGGCCACCGGCGCCGGGGTCTTCTTCTGGGCCGGTCTGGTGATCGTCGTCGCGGCGTTCCTCTACGAGCACACCATCGTCCGGCCGCACGATCTGTCCCGGCTCAACCGGGCCTTCTTCACGGTCAACGGCTTCATCGGCATCGCACTGTTCGTCTGCGCGCTGCTGGATCTGCTGGTGCGTGGGCTGACGGTCTGAGGGCGGCGGTCTGAGGGCCGGGCCCGGGACCGCCGGCTGCCCGATGGCTGATGCCCCGTCAGGCAGCTGTCCGGCCCACCCCGGCGCCTCTGAGGACTACGGGATGGGTCTGACGGCGGCACTGTCCGTGACGGCCCCCGGGCGCTCCCGGAAGGCGATGGCCGCCAGCACCCCGCCGATCAGCCCGAACAGATGGCCCTGCCAGCTGATGCCGCTGTCGCTCGGCAGCGCGCCCCAGAGGATCGAGCCGTACACCACGCCGACGACCAGGCCGATACCGATGTCGAGGGCCTTGCGCTCGATGAAGCCGCGCACCAGGAGATAGCCGAAGAGCCCGAAGACGACGCCGGAGGCGCCGGCGGTGTTGCTGTACGGCGGCGCGGTCAGCCAGACGCCCAGCCCGCTGGCGACGGTGATGAGCAGCACGACACCGAGGAAGCGGGGCACCCCGCTGCGCAGCACGGCGATGAAGCCGAGCAGCAGCAGGGGCAGGGAGTTGGCCGCCAGGTGGCCGAAGCCGAAGTGGATGAAGGCGGCGGGCACCACATCGGCCAGCTCGCCGACGTCACGCGGCTGGATGCCGAAGGAGTCCAGCGCGTGCCCGCTGATGAAGTCGATGCCCTCCAGCAGCCACAGCAGCCCGACCCAGCCTGCCATCAGGCTGATCGCGGTGATCACTCGTGTCATCTCCGGCCTCCCCGTATGCCCACCTGGGCGCCCGTGACGGTTCACCCCTTAGAACGGCCGTGACGGGGTCCGTGGTTCCGCCGGATAGGCTCGACGCTGTGGAGCCGCCGCACAACAACACCAGTAAGCAGGACCCCGGCCGACGCCGTCCGTGGGTCGTGGGAATCTCCGGTGCGTCCGGGACACCGTATGCCGCGTCCGTGCTCCGGGCATTGCTCGCGGCCGGTGAGCCGGTGGATCTGATCGTCAGCCGGGCGTCGCGGCTGACGCTGATGGACGAGACCGGCATCGCCTTCCGGGACGCGCATTGGCGCACCGACCTGCGCGAATGGCTGGCGCTCGGCGCCGACGGCAAGCCGGAGGCCTTTCCGGTGACCCAGGAGCGGCTGGCGGATGTGCGGTACTGGCCGGCCGGGGATCTGGCGGCCGGCCCGTCGTCCGGTTCGTATCCCGTCAAGGGGATGCTGATCGTCCCGGCGAGCACGGCATGTGTCGCCGGGGTGGCGCTCGGTCTCTCGAAGGATCTGCTGCAGCGGGTGGCGAGCGTGACGCTCAAGGAGCGCCGCCCGTTGGTGGTCA includes:
- a CDS encoding cytochrome c biogenesis protein ResB, with the translated sequence MATKTDTPRDPGPDPGAAAPDAGTDLDAAGSQLSTAPVEEISFPSLGPVGWARWFWRQLTSMRVALLLLFLLSIGAIPGSLIPQTAINPVKVEEFKTDHPTLGELYDKLGMFHVYSSVWFSAIYLLLFISLIGCIVPRTWQFVGQLRGRPPAAPRRLTRLPVYTTWRTDAEPEEVLGSAQRLLKKRRFRAHRSGTAVAAEKGYLRETGNLVFHIALIVMLVAFAVGSLWKSEGGKLVVEGGGFANNLTQYDDFKSGPFFDTETLEPFGFTLDGFDATYERTGPEKGTPRTFRANVSYFTGADGKEHKTAIEVNKPLDIAGSKVYLLSHGYAPVVTVKDGRGKVVYDGAVPFLPQDPKNFTSTGVVKVPGAQTKDGKRNQLGFQGFFVPTFGGKGSGSMFSVFPALDYPVLTLTAYHGDLGIDSGLPQNIYKLEQKNLKQYKDDKGKPVAKMMLPGETMKLPNGDGSITFEGIKDWASFTISHQPGNGLALGGAVAALLGLAASLFIQRRRVWVRAEKGADGVTVVEMAGLGRSESPRLPEELADLAGALGTDAPLVAAAKSTGPADGSGSDDSGPADGSRPADGSGPDNSGPARPKDSTAADDSAEPTESVDSTDPADPADPSEGARA
- the ccsB gene encoding c-type cytochrome biogenesis protein CcsB, encoding MNMAAAANETLAQNSNLLVYSAMAVYTLAFIAHMAEWVFGSRSKVGRTAAALTAEAKAPAAVPVQVAKQGGTAVLERPKVVTKAAPGSRDVPDGPGAAGGTEKGDLYGRIAISLTVLAWALHVGGVVTRALSVQRAPWGNMYEFSTTFAAVAVGVYLLLLVLKKDIRWIGLPLVTTVLLDLGLAVSVLYTASDQLVPALHSYWLWIHVSCAILSGAVLYLGAVSTLLFLFRDRYENKLTDPAGPQPGAFASSVLERLPSAASLDKFAYRVNATVFPLWTFTIIAGAIWAEAAWGRYWGWDPKEVWSFITWVAYACYLHARATAGWKGRRAAWLGLIAFACYLFNYYGVNIFVTGLHSYAGV
- a CDS encoding PLD nuclease N-terminal domain-containing protein, with translation MLRVLMFVVPLALSIYAFIDCISTDERHVRYIPKPLWAILVLLFPLVGSVSWLLAGKDRTGQAAEDGEQRPPGGSARPGSGWVAPDDNPEFLSSLDKERHEKDETLLKDWEADLRRREEELRRERDDAADGPEDTPPPAKG
- a CDS encoding menaquinone biosynthesis decarboxylase yields the protein MAYDDLRSFLRALDREGDLKRIKAEVDPYLEVGEIVDRVQKAGGPALLFENVKGSAMPLAMNVYGTDRRLLKALGLKAYDEISGKIGGLLKPELPQGFVGVREAFGKLADMTHVPPKKVKGESASVQEVVLTGDDVDLDALPALFTWPKDGGSFFNLGLTHTKHPETGVRNLGLYRLQRHDKRTIGMHWQIHKDSRNHYQVAAKRGERLPVAIAFGCPPAVTYASTAPLPGDIDEYLFAGFLQGKRIEMVDCKTVPLQVPANAEVVIEGWLEPGEMLPEGPFGDHTGFYTPQEPFPALTIDCVTMRRRPLLQSIVVGRPPTEDGPLGRATERFFLPLLKIIVPDIVDYHLPESGGFHNCAIVSIDKKYPKHAQKVMHAIWGAHMMSLTKLIVVVDADCDVHDLHEVSWRALGNTDYARDLTVVEGPVDHLDHASYQQFWGGKAGIDATKKWPEEGYTRDGGWPDMVESDPRTAALVDRRWTEYGL
- the mqnP gene encoding menaquinone biosynthesis prenyltransferase MqnP yields the protein MTVSAAAAVPRPGRTRAFLRLVMIEHSVFALPFAYIASLTAMFQWDRHIHWGRLLLVTVAMVGLRTFAMACNRIIDREIDARNPRTAGRELVTGAVTVRSAWTGAIVAVVIFLGAAALLNPLCLALAPIAVVPMVVYPYGKRFTNFPHAILGLAQAMGPVGAWIAISGSWSWDAVVLGLAVGVWIGGFDLIFGCQDVQADRAHGVKSVPARFGIPAALHGARASHAVTTALLVWYALATGAGVFFWAGLVIVVAAFLYEHTIVRPHDLSRLNRAFFTVNGFIGIALFVCALLDLLVRGLTV
- a CDS encoding rhomboid family intramembrane serine protease, whose amino-acid sequence is MTRVITAISLMAGWVGLLWLLEGIDFISGHALDSFGIQPRDVGELADVVPAAFIHFGFGHLAANSLPLLLLGFIAVLRSGVPRFLGVVLLITVASGLGVWLTAPPYSNTAGASGVVFGLFGYLLVRGFIERKALDIGIGLVVGVVYGSILWGALPSDSGISWQGHLFGLIGGVLAAIAFRERPGAVTDSAAVRPIP
- a CDS encoding UbiX family flavin prenyltransferase is translated as MEPPHNNTSKQDPGRRRPWVVGISGASGTPYAASVLRALLAAGEPVDLIVSRASRLTLMDETGIAFRDAHWRTDLREWLALGADGKPEAFPVTQERLADVRYWPAGDLAAGPSSGSYPVKGMLIVPASTACVAGVALGLSKDLLQRVASVTLKERRPLVVTVRETPLNGPTLKHLVALDEAGAVVLPASPAFYAGATHIQDLVDFVAGRVLDAAGVPHRLYRRWEGELGTGHRPAVAGGGAKEEAPETP